In the genome of Vanacampus margaritifer isolate UIUO_Vmar chromosome 1, RoL_Vmar_1.0, whole genome shotgun sequence, one region contains:
- the usp11 gene encoding ubiquitin carboxyl-terminal hydrolase 11 isoform X2, producing MAANSRCSAAEPPPGLETQRQEVECLLRDCELRAGDSWFMVAHRWYEQWKEFVESGDQNSSFPGQIDNIELFEDVDSYHLKERLVENEDFVLLPAEVWHKLLSWYGIMDQQPPLERKVVDLPSTLKVEVYPVEIFLCLHGNMENVTTAQFSRTDSIYSIQSAMCRTFSLPPTCECRLWMKSSDSNCERLRNVNMSVLDVCLSSGMTVIMETRNADGTWPSTRPLILRNSVDEQDTYRGQPGVCGLTNLGNTCFMNSALQCLSNTPPLTEYFLQSTYLEELNFSNPLGMKGEIAEAYADVIKQMWSGHHYSVVPRVFKTKVGHFASQFLGYQQHDSQELLSFLLDGLHEDLNRVKNKEYIELRDAEGRPDQEVAEEAWRNHRRRNNSVIVDTFHGLFKSTLICPQCHKVSVTFDPFCYLSIPLPVSKERVMEVFFISLEPFAKPMQHRVVVPKAGKVADLCSALSEMTSVPETQMVVADVFKHRFYKIYTPDESLSCILDRDDIFVYECSVQSEQHVLLALYLRERSHYRDYGSVSTTLFGHPLLLSVPRSSCSQEALYQIFLQRLARYVRVPNSSEELEEDDDEEELYKSQTNGISDDEEQDDVERVGSSQSEACCSDGPSNGRHQDPAAPAEGHVRVSPPKEGNVHNACGSAAKPLCSGDAGPSDGHIHARDEESRAEVDEEENEETQNEEEEEEEEEEEAAAAAQSDAAVEEDGKQEEACSPSPPANEQATRSCRRKKKRLFDIQAVNCNGLERETGPDMIVSSQPYVALDWDAKTKKSFYNENEAEKYVKHSSMDVPLQQTTMQLQECIQLFTTVETLEEENPWYCPVCKKHQLATKKLDLWSLPEVLIIHLKRFSYTKFTREKLDTIVDFPLRNLDFSGCLLRKKLSNGEPPSRYDLIAVSNHYGGLRDGHYTSYARNKDNGQWYYFDDSKVTYATEEQIMTNAAYVLFYHRQDKMRKPSVPAPSPSSATSTPSATSSSASCTQPSEAEVAADTPPCASSFAELTMETD from the exons gttcATGGTGGCGCATCGCTGGTACGAACAGTGGAAGGAGTTTGTGGAAAGCGGAGACCAGAACTCATCGTTTCCCGGTCAGATCGACAATATCGAGCTGTTTGAGG ATGTGGACTCGTACCACCTTAAAGAGCGTTTGGTGGAGAACGAGGACTTTGTGTTGTTGCCGGCTGAGGTGTGGCACAAGCTTCTGTCCTGGTACGGGATCATGGACCAGCAGCCGCCACTGGAACGCAAG GTGGTGGACCTGCCCAGCACGCTCAAGGTGGAAGTTTACCCAGTGGAGATCTTCCtctgtctccatggcaacatgGAGAACGTCACCACGGCGCAGTTTAGCCGCACCGACAGCATAT ACTCTATCCAGTCGGCCATGTGTCGGACCTTCTCGCTACCGCCGACGTGCGAGTGCCGCCTGTGGATGAAAAGTTCCGACAGCAACTGTGAGCGTCTCCGGAACGTCAACATGAGCGTGCTGGACGTCTGCCTGAGCTCAGGGATG ACGGTGATCATGGAGACGAGGAATGCTGACGGTACTTGGCCAAGCACAAGACCTTTAATTCT GAGGAACTCTGTGGATGAGCAAGACACGTATCGCGGTCAGCCTGGCGTCTGCGGTCTCACAAACCTCGGCAACACCTGCTTCATGAACTCCGCTTTACAG TGTCTGAGCAACACCCCCCCTCTGACCGAGTACTTCCTGCAAAGTACCTACCTGGAAGAGCTCAACTTCTCCAACCCGCTGGGCATGAAGGGCGAGATCGCCGAGGCGTACGCGGACGTTATCAAGCAGATGTGGTCGGGTCACCACTATTCGGTGGTGCCGCGCGTCTTCAAG ACGAAGGTGGGCCACTTTGCGTCTCAGTTCCTGGGCTACCAGCAGCATGACAGTCAGGAGTTGCTCTCCTTCCTGCTGGACGGGTTGCATGAGGACCTGAACCgggtcaaaaataaagaatatatcGAGCTGCGAGACGCCGAAGGACGTCCGGACCAG GAAGTGGCCGAGGAGGCATGGCGGAACCACAGACGGCGCAACAACTCCGTAATAGTCGACACCTTCCACGGCCTCTTCAAGTCCACGCTCATTTGCCCCCAGTGCCACAAGGTGTCCGTCACTTTCGACCCGTTCTGTTACCTGAGCATTCCACTTCCTGTCAGCAAGGAGCGGGTCATGGAGGTCTTCTTCATCTCGCTCGAACCGTTCGCCAAACCCATGCAG cATCGAGTCGTGGTTCCCAAGGCGGGAAAAGTAGCGGACCTCTGCTCGGCTCTGTCAGAGATGACCAGCGTTCCCGAAACTCAA ATGGTGGTTGCTGACGTGTTCAAACATCGCTTTTATAAAATCTACACACCAGACGAATCTCTGAGCTGTATCCTGGACCGAGATGACATCTTTGT GTACGAGTGCAGTGTACAAAGCGAGCAGCATGTGCTGCTGGCGCTATACCTGAGGGAGCGTTCCCACTACAGAGACTACGGCTCTGTCAGCACCACGCTCTTTGGACACCCGCTGCTGCTCAGCGTGCCGCGCAGCAGCTGCAGCCAGGAGGCGCTCTACCAGATTTTCCTGCAGAGATTGGC ACGCTACGTGCGAGTGCCCAACTCCTCCGAGGAACTGGAggaagacgacgacgaagaggagCTGTATAAAAGTCAGACCAACGGCATCAGTGACG ATGAAGAGCAGGATGACGTGGAGCGAGTGGGATCCTCTCAGTCGGAGGCATGTTGCTCCGACGGGCCGTCGAACGGCCGCCACCAGGACCCCGCCGCTCCCGCTGAGGGCCACGTGCGGGTTTCCCCTCCGAAGGAGGGCAACGTCCACAACGCATGCGGCAGTGCCGCCAAGCCCCTCTGCAGCGGCGACGCCGGCCCGAGCGACGGACACATCCACGCCCGCGACGAGGAGAGCCGAGCCGAAGTGGACGAGGAGGAGAACGAGGAGACGcagaatgaggaggaggaggaagaggaagaagaggaggaggcggcggcggcggcgcaaaGTGACGCTGCCGTGGAAGAGGACGGTAAGCAGGAGGAGGCGTGTTCGCCCAGCCCGCCAGCTAATGAACAAGCGACGAGGTCGTGTCGCAGGAAGAAGAAACGTCTGTTTGACATCCAGGCGGTCAACTGCAACGGCCTTGAGCGGGAGACGGGACCCGACATGATCGTCAGCT CACAGCCATACGTGGCTCTGGACTGGGACGCCAAAACCAAGAAGAGCTTCTACAACGAAAACGAGGCAGAG AAATACGTGAAGCACAGCAGCATGGACGTTCCTCTGCAGCAGACCACCATGCAGCTGCAAGAGTGCATCCAGCTCTTCACCACTGTAGAAACACTGGAGGAGGAGAACCCATG GTACTGTCCCGTGTGTAAGAAGCACCAGCTGGCCACCAAGAAGCTGGATCTGTGGTCTCTGCCAGAGGTCCTCATCATCCACCTCAAGAGGTTCTCTTACACTAAGTTCACCAGGGAGAAACTGGACACCATTGTGGACTTTCCGCTCAG GAATCTGGACTTCTCCGGTTGTCTCCTGAGGAAGAAGCTGTCCAATGGGGAGCCTCCCAGCCGCTATGACCTCATTGCCGTGTCCAACCACTACGGAGGACTCCGAGACGGACACT ACACCAGCTATGCACGTAACAAGGACAACGGTCAGTGGTACTACTTTGACGACAGCAAAGTGACGTACGCCACAGAGGAGCAGATCATG ACCAATGCCGCCTACGTGCTCTTCTACCATCGCCAAGACAAAATGAGGAAACCGAGTGTGCCCGCACCTTCGCCAAGCTCGGCCACCAGCACGCCGTCCGCCACAAGCTCGTCGGCCTCATGCACGCAGCCCTCGGAGGCGGAGGTCGCAGCGGACACGCCGCCGTGCGCCTCCTCCTTTGCCGAGCTCACCATGGAGACGGACTGA
- the usp11 gene encoding ubiquitin carboxyl-terminal hydrolase 11 isoform X1, translated as MAANSRCSAAEPPPGLETQRQEVECLLRDCELRAGDSWFMVAHRWYEQWKEFVESGDQNSSFPGQIDNIELFEDVDSYHLKERLVENEDFVLLPAEVWHKLLSWYGIMDQQPPLERKVVDLPSTLKVEVYPVEIFLCLHGNMENVTTAQFSRTDSIYSIQSAMCRTFSLPPTCECRLWMKSSDSNCERLRNVNMSVLDVCLSSGMTVIMETRNADGTWPSTRPLILRNSVDEQDTYRGQPGVCGLTNLGNTCFMNSALQCLSNTPPLTEYFLQSTYLEELNFSNPLGMKGEIAEAYADVIKQMWSGHHYSVVPRVFKTKVGHFASQFLGYQQHDSQELLSFLLDGLHEDLNRVKNKEYIELRDAEGRPDQEVAEEAWRNHRRRNNSVIVDTFHGLFKSTLICPQCHKVSVTFDPFCYLSIPLPVSKERVMEVFFISLEPFAKPMQHRVVVPKAGKVADLCSALSEMTSVPETQMVVADVFKHRFYKIYTPDESLSCILDRDDIFVYECSVQSEQHVLLALYLRERSHYRDYGSVSTTLFGHPLLLSVPRSSCSQEALYQIFLQRLARYVRVPNSSEELEEDDDEEELYKSQTNGISDDEEQDDVERVGSSQSEACCSDGPSNGRHQDPAAPAEGHVRVSPPKEGNVHNACGSAAKPLCSGDAGPSDGHIHARDEESRAEVDEEENEETQNEEEEEEEEEEEAAAAAQSDAAVEEDGKQEEACSPSPPANEQATRSCRRKKKRLFDIQAVNCNGLERETGPDMIVSSAQPYVALDWDAKTKKSFYNENEAEKYVKHSSMDVPLQQTTMQLQECIQLFTTVETLEEENPWYCPVCKKHQLATKKLDLWSLPEVLIIHLKRFSYTKFTREKLDTIVDFPLRNLDFSGCLLRKKLSNGEPPSRYDLIAVSNHYGGLRDGHYTSYARNKDNGQWYYFDDSKVTYATEEQIMTNAAYVLFYHRQDKMRKPSVPAPSPSSATSTPSATSSSASCTQPSEAEVAADTPPCASSFAELTMETD; from the exons gttcATGGTGGCGCATCGCTGGTACGAACAGTGGAAGGAGTTTGTGGAAAGCGGAGACCAGAACTCATCGTTTCCCGGTCAGATCGACAATATCGAGCTGTTTGAGG ATGTGGACTCGTACCACCTTAAAGAGCGTTTGGTGGAGAACGAGGACTTTGTGTTGTTGCCGGCTGAGGTGTGGCACAAGCTTCTGTCCTGGTACGGGATCATGGACCAGCAGCCGCCACTGGAACGCAAG GTGGTGGACCTGCCCAGCACGCTCAAGGTGGAAGTTTACCCAGTGGAGATCTTCCtctgtctccatggcaacatgGAGAACGTCACCACGGCGCAGTTTAGCCGCACCGACAGCATAT ACTCTATCCAGTCGGCCATGTGTCGGACCTTCTCGCTACCGCCGACGTGCGAGTGCCGCCTGTGGATGAAAAGTTCCGACAGCAACTGTGAGCGTCTCCGGAACGTCAACATGAGCGTGCTGGACGTCTGCCTGAGCTCAGGGATG ACGGTGATCATGGAGACGAGGAATGCTGACGGTACTTGGCCAAGCACAAGACCTTTAATTCT GAGGAACTCTGTGGATGAGCAAGACACGTATCGCGGTCAGCCTGGCGTCTGCGGTCTCACAAACCTCGGCAACACCTGCTTCATGAACTCCGCTTTACAG TGTCTGAGCAACACCCCCCCTCTGACCGAGTACTTCCTGCAAAGTACCTACCTGGAAGAGCTCAACTTCTCCAACCCGCTGGGCATGAAGGGCGAGATCGCCGAGGCGTACGCGGACGTTATCAAGCAGATGTGGTCGGGTCACCACTATTCGGTGGTGCCGCGCGTCTTCAAG ACGAAGGTGGGCCACTTTGCGTCTCAGTTCCTGGGCTACCAGCAGCATGACAGTCAGGAGTTGCTCTCCTTCCTGCTGGACGGGTTGCATGAGGACCTGAACCgggtcaaaaataaagaatatatcGAGCTGCGAGACGCCGAAGGACGTCCGGACCAG GAAGTGGCCGAGGAGGCATGGCGGAACCACAGACGGCGCAACAACTCCGTAATAGTCGACACCTTCCACGGCCTCTTCAAGTCCACGCTCATTTGCCCCCAGTGCCACAAGGTGTCCGTCACTTTCGACCCGTTCTGTTACCTGAGCATTCCACTTCCTGTCAGCAAGGAGCGGGTCATGGAGGTCTTCTTCATCTCGCTCGAACCGTTCGCCAAACCCATGCAG cATCGAGTCGTGGTTCCCAAGGCGGGAAAAGTAGCGGACCTCTGCTCGGCTCTGTCAGAGATGACCAGCGTTCCCGAAACTCAA ATGGTGGTTGCTGACGTGTTCAAACATCGCTTTTATAAAATCTACACACCAGACGAATCTCTGAGCTGTATCCTGGACCGAGATGACATCTTTGT GTACGAGTGCAGTGTACAAAGCGAGCAGCATGTGCTGCTGGCGCTATACCTGAGGGAGCGTTCCCACTACAGAGACTACGGCTCTGTCAGCACCACGCTCTTTGGACACCCGCTGCTGCTCAGCGTGCCGCGCAGCAGCTGCAGCCAGGAGGCGCTCTACCAGATTTTCCTGCAGAGATTGGC ACGCTACGTGCGAGTGCCCAACTCCTCCGAGGAACTGGAggaagacgacgacgaagaggagCTGTATAAAAGTCAGACCAACGGCATCAGTGACG ATGAAGAGCAGGATGACGTGGAGCGAGTGGGATCCTCTCAGTCGGAGGCATGTTGCTCCGACGGGCCGTCGAACGGCCGCCACCAGGACCCCGCCGCTCCCGCTGAGGGCCACGTGCGGGTTTCCCCTCCGAAGGAGGGCAACGTCCACAACGCATGCGGCAGTGCCGCCAAGCCCCTCTGCAGCGGCGACGCCGGCCCGAGCGACGGACACATCCACGCCCGCGACGAGGAGAGCCGAGCCGAAGTGGACGAGGAGGAGAACGAGGAGACGcagaatgaggaggaggaggaagaggaagaagaggaggaggcggcggcggcggcgcaaaGTGACGCTGCCGTGGAAGAGGACGGTAAGCAGGAGGAGGCGTGTTCGCCCAGCCCGCCAGCTAATGAACAAGCGACGAGGTCGTGTCGCAGGAAGAAGAAACGTCTGTTTGACATCCAGGCGGTCAACTGCAACGGCCTTGAGCGGGAGACGGGACCCGACATGATCGTCAGCT CAGCACAGCCATACGTGGCTCTGGACTGGGACGCCAAAACCAAGAAGAGCTTCTACAACGAAAACGAGGCAGAG AAATACGTGAAGCACAGCAGCATGGACGTTCCTCTGCAGCAGACCACCATGCAGCTGCAAGAGTGCATCCAGCTCTTCACCACTGTAGAAACACTGGAGGAGGAGAACCCATG GTACTGTCCCGTGTGTAAGAAGCACCAGCTGGCCACCAAGAAGCTGGATCTGTGGTCTCTGCCAGAGGTCCTCATCATCCACCTCAAGAGGTTCTCTTACACTAAGTTCACCAGGGAGAAACTGGACACCATTGTGGACTTTCCGCTCAG GAATCTGGACTTCTCCGGTTGTCTCCTGAGGAAGAAGCTGTCCAATGGGGAGCCTCCCAGCCGCTATGACCTCATTGCCGTGTCCAACCACTACGGAGGACTCCGAGACGGACACT ACACCAGCTATGCACGTAACAAGGACAACGGTCAGTGGTACTACTTTGACGACAGCAAAGTGACGTACGCCACAGAGGAGCAGATCATG ACCAATGCCGCCTACGTGCTCTTCTACCATCGCCAAGACAAAATGAGGAAACCGAGTGTGCCCGCACCTTCGCCAAGCTCGGCCACCAGCACGCCGTCCGCCACAAGCTCGTCGGCCTCATGCACGCAGCCCTCGGAGGCGGAGGTCGCAGCGGACACGCCGCCGTGCGCCTCCTCCTTTGCCGAGCTCACCATGGAGACGGACTGA